One Chordicoccus furentiruminis DNA window includes the following coding sequences:
- a CDS encoding substrate-binding domain-containing protein has protein sequence MKFKKMACFAMSAVMAGSMIAVPAFAASAATSVVESAEAGAGKTAKDYKIAVVPKMTNIAWFQRMEDGVKEYNKENGTDVFYGGSAEGADQASYVESLLSENWDAICVVPFDSEALAPVLEKAKAQGIKVITHEAASMDPSSRDYDIEAFQNAAYGENFMEELGKLTGGKGKYIQFVGSLTSVSHNEWCDAAKKLQEEKFPDMECVGRYETSDDTTSSYNQTKELLTANPDIVAIEGSASTDVVGAAQAVEELGLAGKVAIVGTSMTSIAKQYVEDGTIASFSVWDPAKAGQAMIEMAVAALNGTVQDQMSLPVDGYDKVEKVDSAYYGNARIDVTKDNMADYDF, from the coding sequence ATGAAATTTAAAAAGATGGCATGTTTCGCAATGAGCGCAGTGATGGCGGGGTCCATGATCGCGGTTCCGGCATTTGCCGCTTCCGCCGCCACGTCAGTCGTGGAATCGGCTGAGGCGGGAGCCGGGAAGACGGCGAAGGATTACAAGATCGCCGTCGTTCCGAAGATGACCAACATCGCCTGGTTCCAGCGCATGGAGGACGGCGTCAAGGAGTACAACAAGGAGAACGGCACGGACGTTTTCTACGGCGGCTCCGCGGAAGGAGCGGATCAGGCGTCCTACGTGGAATCCCTGCTTTCCGAGAACTGGGACGCCATCTGCGTCGTTCCGTTCGATTCCGAGGCGCTGGCTCCGGTGCTTGAGAAGGCAAAGGCGCAGGGAATCAAGGTGATTACCCATGAGGCCGCCTCGATGGATCCGTCCAGCCGCGACTATGATATCGAAGCGTTCCAGAACGCCGCGTACGGCGAGAACTTCATGGAAGAGCTCGGCAAGCTGACCGGCGGCAAGGGCAAATACATTCAGTTCGTCGGTTCCCTGACATCCGTCTCCCACAACGAGTGGTGCGACGCGGCCAAGAAACTTCAGGAGGAAAAGTTCCCGGACATGGAGTGCGTCGGACGCTACGAGACCTCGGATGATACCACATCCTCCTACAACCAGACGAAGGAGCTGCTGACAGCGAATCCGGATATCGTCGCGATCGAAGGGTCCGCTTCCACGGATGTGGTCGGTGCGGCGCAGGCCGTCGAGGAACTGGGCCTTGCGGGCAAGGTCGCGATCGTCGGTACGTCGATGACTTCCATCGCGAAGCAGTACGTTGAAGACGGCACCATCGCATCCTTCTCAGTCTGGGATCCGGCAAAGGCGGGCCAGGCGATGATCGAGATGGCCGTGGCGGCTCTGAACGGGACGGTTCAGGACCAGATGTCCCTTCCGGTGGACGGCTACGACAAGGTCGAGAAGGTCGACAGCGCTTACTACGGCAACGCGCGGATCGATGTCACCAAGGACAACATGGCGGATTACGATTTCTGA
- a CDS encoding LacI family DNA-binding transcriptional regulator, giving the protein MTIREIADVAGVSPAAVSIVLNGRKGVSDETRKRIRKVIDETGYTPNPRTKNSSRTVLCIKYLHGGVLVEENEGFISAIVSAMAERCRKEEYTLVQIEARGDMAEWIRGVDFSPYCGAIVIATELPREMYGSLQAIPVPFVSVDNMMPGMHYSCVGIDNRENVHTALAYIHSCGYRRVGYLRSAYHAENFTARAEAFEKYSREMGFTVRPEDVREIMATMIGAHEDMRKLLEAKPDWELPECFFADNDTVALGAIKALKEAGCRIPEDVAVIGFDNIPYSAISTPTLTTIHVQRDLIGRQAVRQLLYILRDAGFVSAKTSFVGNLVERGSMNAGQRHPA; this is encoded by the coding sequence ATGACGATCCGTGAGATTGCTGACGTCGCAGGTGTCTCGCCCGCGGCGGTATCCATCGTGCTCAACGGGCGGAAGGGCGTGAGCGACGAGACGAGAAAACGAATCCGCAAAGTGATCGATGAGACCGGCTATACGCCGAACCCCCGGACGAAAAACAGCTCGCGTACCGTGCTCTGCATCAAATATCTGCACGGCGGCGTGCTGGTGGAGGAAAATGAGGGCTTTATCTCCGCGATCGTGAGTGCGATGGCGGAGCGATGCCGGAAGGAAGAATACACGCTGGTCCAGATTGAGGCGAGGGGCGATATGGCCGAATGGATCCGCGGCGTGGACTTTTCGCCTTACTGCGGCGCGATCGTCATCGCGACTGAGCTCCCGAGGGAAATGTACGGCTCGCTTCAGGCGATTCCCGTACCGTTCGTGTCGGTTGACAATATGATGCCGGGCATGCATTACAGCTGCGTCGGGATTGACAACAGGGAGAATGTTCATACCGCGCTGGCCTATATCCACTCGTGCGGTTACAGGCGGGTGGGGTATCTCCGCAGCGCCTATCACGCGGAAAATTTCACGGCGAGGGCGGAAGCCTTTGAGAAGTACAGCCGTGAGATGGGCTTTACGGTGAGGCCGGAAGATGTCCGCGAGATTATGGCGACGATGATCGGGGCTCACGAGGATATGCGGAAGCTGCTGGAGGCGAAGCCGGATTGGGAACTGCCGGAGTGCTTTTTCGCCGATAACGACACGGTGGCGCTCGGCGCGATCAAGGCGCTGAAGGAGGCCGGGTGCCGGATCCCGGAGGATGTAGCGGTGATCGGCTTTGATAACATTCCGTACTCGGCTATCAGTACGCCGACACTGACGACGATCCATGTGCAGCGGGATCTGATCGGACGTCAGGCAGTGCGGCAGCTTCTTTACATCCTAAGAGACGCAGGCTTTGTATCCGCGAAGACATCCTTTGTGGGAAATCTCGTCGAGCGGGGCAGCATGAATGCCGGGCAGCGACACCCCGCGTGA
- a CDS encoding HD domain-containing protein: MQESREAEIRVYGADVLASPQFQTARTQIHHHTSTVAAHSMKVAMVSVAICSFLGKMHVKTDRRDVVLGALCHDFGILGRYDKFRNSRECCHQHPIDSVEEAMKVVPDLDEKTRKIIRYHMFPMTIHPPVSLEGVVVSVADKVASVGDGVSYMRQKLSGRAAG; the protein is encoded by the coding sequence ATGCAGGAGAGCAGAGAAGCGGAGATCCGCGTATACGGCGCTGACGTGCTGGCATCTCCGCAGTTTCAGACGGCGAGAACACAGATCCATCATCATACGTCCACGGTGGCGGCGCATTCGATGAAGGTTGCGATGGTCAGTGTGGCGATCTGCTCGTTTCTCGGGAAAATGCATGTGAAGACCGACAGAAGAGATGTCGTGCTCGGGGCCCTCTGCCACGATTTCGGCATCCTCGGCCGGTACGACAAATTCCGGAACAGCCGGGAGTGCTGCCACCAGCATCCCATCGATTCCGTGGAGGAGGCGATGAAGGTCGTACCCGATCTCGATGAGAAGACCAGAAAGATCATCCGCTACCATATGTTTCCCATGACGATTCATCCTCCGGTGTCGCTGGAGGGCGTGGTGGTCTCGGTGGCGGACAAGGTGGCGTCGGTGGGTGACGGAGTCAGCTACATGAGACAGAAGCTGAGCGGCCGTGCGGCAGGGTAA
- a CDS encoding metal-dependent transcriptional regulator, giving the protein MEIHKSAEDYLEAMLMLKERHGYVRSIDVAEQLGVTKPSVSYATKQLRENGYITMDHANFIVLTEKGMEIADRIYTRHKVLTQFFGKLGVDPETARDDACKVEHDISDETFSAICRHLDTLGAANAAGAAGGNS; this is encoded by the coding sequence ATGGAAATTCACAAGTCTGCGGAAGATTACCTCGAAGCCATGCTGATGCTGAAGGAGCGTCACGGGTACGTCCGTTCCATCGACGTTGCGGAGCAGCTCGGCGTCACCAAGCCGTCCGTAAGCTACGCGACCAAACAGCTTCGTGAGAACGGCTACATCACGATGGACCACGCAAATTTCATTGTCCTGACGGAGAAGGGAATGGAAATCGCCGACCGAATCTACACCCGTCACAAGGTGCTCACGCAGTTCTTCGGGAAACTGGGCGTCGATCCGGAGACAGCCAGAGATGACGCCTGCAAGGTTGAGCACGACATCAGCGACGAGACCTTCTCCGCGATCTGCCGTCATCTGGACACGCTCGGCGCCGCCAACGCGGCCGGAGCTGCCGGCGGAAACAGCTGA
- a CDS encoding MATE family efflux transporter, with product MRGTPEGADARRTRGSVDLIHGPIMKPLVLFMLPLLLSNAFQSLYNAVDTAIVGNFLGEHSLAAVGACSSVFDLMVGFCSSLAVGFSLVASRYFGMEDEERMRKAVAGSLLIGGASTAALTLAAVTGMRPLMRLIHTPEGLFGEAYRYILILAAALPVTFAYNLLSAMLRSIGNSLIPLLFLILSSGLNVVLDILFITRFGTGVEGAAAATVIAQGISTVLCLLYILLRVRILIPAKRHFRPERLMLVQLAGQGFSMAFMGSIVNIGTVTLQSGINTLGTDVISGHVAARKIMSLFTLPLFSMCLALSTFVSQNYGAGRMDRVERGIRYTWIYSLAVGLAEVLILTFAAHPLVMLISGSGKAAILGNGTAYLRFASLFFPVLGVLINTRNALQGLQMKLTPLVSSAIELVGKVLFTWLLVPPFGYTAVIVCEPVIWCVMCLQLVWVYRKKLRILKANGVPAAAD from the coding sequence ATGAGGGGAACACCGGAAGGGGCGGATGCAAGAAGGACCAGAGGCTCGGTTGATCTGATTCACGGACCGATCATGAAGCCGCTGGTTCTCTTCATGCTGCCGCTTCTTCTGTCAAATGCATTCCAGAGCCTTTACAACGCGGTCGATACCGCGATCGTCGGCAATTTTCTCGGCGAGCATTCGCTGGCCGCCGTCGGAGCATGCTCGTCCGTCTTTGATCTGATGGTGGGGTTCTGCTCGAGCCTCGCGGTCGGCTTCTCCCTTGTCGCCTCCCGCTATTTCGGCATGGAGGATGAGGAGCGGATGAGAAAGGCGGTCGCCGGCTCGCTGCTCATCGGAGGAGCCTCGACGGCGGCGCTGACGCTGGCCGCCGTCACCGGCATGAGGCCGCTGATGCGGCTGATCCACACGCCGGAGGGGCTGTTCGGGGAGGCGTACCGGTACATTCTGATCCTGGCAGCCGCGCTGCCGGTCACCTTCGCCTACAACCTGCTGTCCGCCATGCTGCGGTCGATCGGGAACTCGCTGATCCCCCTGCTGTTTCTGATTCTCTCATCAGGCCTCAACGTGGTGCTGGATATTCTCTTCATCACGCGTTTCGGGACGGGCGTGGAAGGCGCCGCCGCCGCGACGGTGATCGCGCAGGGAATCTCGACGGTGCTGTGCCTGCTCTATATTCTGCTGAGGGTGAGGATCCTGATCCCCGCGAAGCGTCATTTCCGGCCTGAGCGCCTGATGCTGGTCCAGCTGGCGGGGCAGGGGTTCTCGATGGCCTTCATGGGCTCGATCGTCAATATTGGTACGGTGACGCTTCAGTCGGGCATCAATACTCTGGGAACGGACGTGATCAGCGGACATGTCGCGGCGAGAAAAATCATGAGTCTGTTTACGCTTCCTCTGTTCTCGATGTGTCTAGCGCTTTCCACGTTCGTATCCCAGAACTACGGCGCCGGGCGGATGGACCGGGTGGAGCGGGGGATCCGGTATACCTGGATCTATTCCCTCGCGGTCGGACTGGCGGAGGTTCTGATTCTCACGTTCGCGGCGCACCCGCTGGTGATGCTGATCTCAGGCTCGGGGAAGGCGGCGATCCTCGGCAACGGAACGGCGTATCTCCGTTTCGCATCGCTGTTTTTTCCGGTGCTGGGCGTTCTGATCAATACGCGGAACGCGCTTCAGGGGCTGCAGATGAAGCTGACGCCGCTCGTCTCGAGCGCGATCGAGCTGGTGGGCAAGGTGCTGTTCACCTGGCTTCTTGTTCCGCCTTTCGGTTACACGGCGGTGATTGTCTGCGAGCCGGTCATCTGGTGCGTGATGTGCCTGCAGCTGGTCTGGGTGTACAGGAAAAAGCTTCGGATTCTGAAGGCAAATGGCGTTCCGGCAGCCGCGGACTGA
- a CDS encoding histidine phosphatase family protein: MRLIFIRHAEPDYSTDTLTELGQKEAEALAERTARWKVDEIFCSPMGRARETAYPTLKALHMEAAELPWLREFSYPVMHPYQKAKGVAWDLMPQYWTNEPVMLSRDRWFEAPLYRENPDLEKMWYKVCDGLDGILERYGYTRLGDYYDYRNPDGPERPAGLEDIQLHGTKEYEVRDRDDEKTLVFFCHLGVTCVMLAHLLNVSPVLLWHGTFLPPAGLVVMNAEKRLHNAAFFRMQAFGDTAHLLQSGVKLSGYGAFSTVFRD, encoded by the coding sequence ATGAGGCTTATTTTTATCCGGCACGCGGAACCGGACTATTCCACGGATACCCTGACGGAACTGGGGCAAAAGGAAGCGGAGGCGCTGGCGGAACGCACGGCCCGCTGGAAGGTGGATGAAATTTTCTGCTCGCCGATGGGACGGGCAAGGGAGACGGCTTATCCGACGCTGAAGGCGCTCCATATGGAAGCCGCAGAGCTGCCGTGGCTCCGTGAGTTCAGCTATCCGGTCATGCACCCCTATCAGAAGGCGAAGGGAGTCGCTTGGGATCTGATGCCGCAGTACTGGACCAATGAACCGGTGATGCTGAGCCGGGACCGGTGGTTCGAGGCGCCTCTCTACCGTGAGAACCCGGATCTGGAGAAGATGTGGTACAAGGTCTGTGACGGGCTGGACGGGATCCTCGAGCGGTACGGTTATACCCGTCTGGGCGACTATTACGATTACCGTAATCCGGACGGACCGGAGAGGCCTGCCGGCCTTGAGGATATTCAGCTGCACGGGACGAAGGAATACGAGGTGCGCGACCGGGATGATGAGAAGACGCTGGTCTTCTTCTGTCATCTGGGTGTGACCTGTGTCATGCTGGCGCATCTGCTGAATGTCTCGCCTGTGCTGCTCTGGCACGGCACGTTCCTCCCGCCGGCCGGACTGGTTGTGATGAATGCGGAGAAGCGGCTCCACAACGCGGCCTTTTTCCGCATGCAGGCGTTCGGCGACACGGCCCATCTTCTTCAATCGGGCGTGAAGCTGTCCGGGTACGGCGCGTTTTCCACTGTTTTCAGAGACTGA